One window of the Delphinus delphis chromosome 20, mDelDel1.2, whole genome shotgun sequence genome contains the following:
- the DEF8 gene encoding differentially expressed in FDCP 8 homolog isoform X2 encodes MKPGGEQLRASSSLRKKGWGAMEYDEKLARFRQVHLNPFNKQLGPWQHEQGPGKEALQVASEEALPELPPGEPEFRCPERVMDLGLSEDHFARPVGLFLASDIQQLRQAIQECKQVILELPEHSEKQKDAVVRLIHLRLKLQELKDPSEDEPNIRVLLEHRFYKEKSKSVKQTCDKCHTVIWGLIQTWYTCTGCYYRCHSKCLNLISKPCVRSKVSHQAEYELNICPEAGLDSQDYRCAECRAPISLRGVPSEARQCDYTGQYYCSRCHWNDLAVIPARVVHNWDFEPRKVSRGSMRYLALMVSRPVLRLREINPLLFNYVEELVEIRLRQDILLMKPYFITCREAMAARLLLQLQHRQHFVESDEMYSVQDLLDARTGRLGCSLADTHTLFAKHIKLDCERCQAKGFVCELCREGDVLFPFDSHTSVCADCSAVFHRDCYYDNSTTCPRCARLTLRKQSLFQEPGPDVDA; translated from the exons ATGAAGCCTGGCGGTGAGCAGCTCAGGGCTTCCTCATCACTCCGGAAGAAGGG GTGGGGTGCTATGGAATATGACGAGAAGCTCGCCCGGTTCCGGCAGGTCCACCTCAATCCTTTCAACAAGCAGCTCGGGCCCTGGCAGCATGAACAGGGGCCTGGCAAGGAGGCCCTGCAGGTCGCTTCTGAAG AGGCCCTGCCCGAGCTGCCCCCGGGAGAGCCAGAGTTCCGCTGTCCTGAGCGCGTGATGGACCTAGGCCTGTCCGAGGACCACTTCGCCCGCCCTGTG GGCCTGTTCCTGGCCTCTGACATCCAGCAGCTGCGGCAGGCCATCCAGGAGTGCAAGCAGGTGATCCTGGAGCTGCCGGAGCACTCGGAGAAGCAGAAGGACGCCGTGGTCAGGCTCATCCACCTCCGGCTGAAGCTCCAGGAGCTGAAG gaccccAGTGAGGATGAGCCCAACATCCGAGTCCTTCTCGAGCACCGATTCTACAAGGAGAAGAGCAAGAGTGTGAAGCAAACCTGTGACAAGTGTCACACCGTCATCTGGGGGCTCATTCAGACCTGGTACACCTGCACAG GGTGTTATTACCGCTGTCACAGCAAGTGTTTGAACCTCATCTCCAAGCCCTGCGTGCGGTCCAAAGTCAGCCACCAGGCCGAGTATGAGCTGAACATCTGCCCCGAGGCAGGGCTGGACAGCCAGGATTACCGCTGTGCTGAGTGCCGGGCACCCATCTCTCTGC GGGGTGTGCCCAGCGAGGCCCGGCAGTGCGACTACACCGGCCAGTACTACTGCAGCCGCTGCCACTGGAACGACCTGGCCGTCATCCCAGCGCGTGTGGTGCACAACTGGGACTTCGAGCCGCGCAAG gtGTCCCGCGGCAGCATGCGCTACCTGGCGCTGATGGTGTCGAGGCCCGTGCTCCGGCTCCGGGAGATCAACCCTCTGCTGTTCAACTATGTGGAGGAGCTGGTGGAGATCCgg CTGCGCCAGGATATCTTGCTCATGAAGCCGTATTTCATCACCTGCAGGGAGGCCATGGCGGCACGCCTGCTCCTGCAG CTCCAGCACCGGCAGCACTTCGTGGAGAGCGACGAGATGTACTCCGTGCAGGACCTGCTGGACGCGCGCACGGGCCGCCTGGGCTGCTCGCTGGCGGACACCCACACGCTGTTCGCCAAGCACATCAAACTGGACTGCGAG CGGTGCCAGGCCAAGGGCTTTGTGTGTGAGCTCTGCAGAGAGGGTGACGTGCTCTTCCCCTTCGACAGTCACACGTCGGTGTGCGCCGACTGCTCCGCCGTCTTCCACAG ggactGCTACTACGACAATTCCACCACGTGCCCTAGGTGTGCCCGCCTTACCTTGCGGAAGCAGTCACTCTTCCAGGAGCCTGGTCCAGACGTGGACGCCTAG
- the DEF8 gene encoding differentially expressed in FDCP 8 homolog isoform X4: protein MEYDEKLARFRQVHLNPFNKQLGPWQHEQGPGKEALQVASEEALPELPPGEPEFRCPERVMDLGLSEDHFARPVGLFLASDIQQLRQAIQECKQVILELPEHSEKQKDAVVRLIHLRLKLQELKDPSEDEPNIRVLLEHRFYKEKSKSVKQTCDKCHTVIWGLIQTWYTCTGCYYRCHSKCLNLISKPCVRSKVSHQAEYELNICPEAGLDSQDYRCAECRAPISLRGVPSEARQCDYTGQYYCSRCHWNDLAVIPARVVHNWDFEPRKVSRGSMRYLALMVSRPVLRLREINPLLFNYVEELVEIRKLRQDILLMKPYFITCREAMAARLLLQLQHRQHFVESDEMYSVQDLLDARTGRLGCSLADTHTLFAKHIKLDCERCQAKGFVCELCREGDVLFPFDSHTSVCADCSAVFHRDCYYDNSTTCPRCARLTLRKQSLFQEPGPDVDA, encoded by the exons ATGGAATATGACGAGAAGCTCGCCCGGTTCCGGCAGGTCCACCTCAATCCTTTCAACAAGCAGCTCGGGCCCTGGCAGCATGAACAGGGGCCTGGCAAGGAGGCCCTGCAGGTCGCTTCTGAAG AGGCCCTGCCCGAGCTGCCCCCGGGAGAGCCAGAGTTCCGCTGTCCTGAGCGCGTGATGGACCTAGGCCTGTCCGAGGACCACTTCGCCCGCCCTGTG GGCCTGTTCCTGGCCTCTGACATCCAGCAGCTGCGGCAGGCCATCCAGGAGTGCAAGCAGGTGATCCTGGAGCTGCCGGAGCACTCGGAGAAGCAGAAGGACGCCGTGGTCAGGCTCATCCACCTCCGGCTGAAGCTCCAGGAGCTGAAG gaccccAGTGAGGATGAGCCCAACATCCGAGTCCTTCTCGAGCACCGATTCTACAAGGAGAAGAGCAAGAGTGTGAAGCAAACCTGTGACAAGTGTCACACCGTCATCTGGGGGCTCATTCAGACCTGGTACACCTGCACAG GGTGTTATTACCGCTGTCACAGCAAGTGTTTGAACCTCATCTCCAAGCCCTGCGTGCGGTCCAAAGTCAGCCACCAGGCCGAGTATGAGCTGAACATCTGCCCCGAGGCAGGGCTGGACAGCCAGGATTACCGCTGTGCTGAGTGCCGGGCACCCATCTCTCTGC GGGGTGTGCCCAGCGAGGCCCGGCAGTGCGACTACACCGGCCAGTACTACTGCAGCCGCTGCCACTGGAACGACCTGGCCGTCATCCCAGCGCGTGTGGTGCACAACTGGGACTTCGAGCCGCGCAAG gtGTCCCGCGGCAGCATGCGCTACCTGGCGCTGATGGTGTCGAGGCCCGTGCTCCGGCTCCGGGAGATCAACCCTCTGCTGTTCAACTATGTGGAGGAGCTGGTGGAGATCCgg AAGCTGCGCCAGGATATCTTGCTCATGAAGCCGTATTTCATCACCTGCAGGGAGGCCATGGCGGCACGCCTGCTCCTGCAG CTCCAGCACCGGCAGCACTTCGTGGAGAGCGACGAGATGTACTCCGTGCAGGACCTGCTGGACGCGCGCACGGGCCGCCTGGGCTGCTCGCTGGCGGACACCCACACGCTGTTCGCCAAGCACATCAAACTGGACTGCGAG CGGTGCCAGGCCAAGGGCTTTGTGTGTGAGCTCTGCAGAGAGGGTGACGTGCTCTTCCCCTTCGACAGTCACACGTCGGTGTGCGCCGACTGCTCCGCCGTCTTCCACAG ggactGCTACTACGACAATTCCACCACGTGCCCTAGGTGTGCCCGCCTTACCTTGCGGAAGCAGTCACTCTTCCAGGAGCCTGGTCCAGACGTGGACGCCTAG
- the DEF8 gene encoding differentially expressed in FDCP 8 homolog isoform X1, translating to MKPGGEQLRASSSLRKKGWGAMEYDEKLARFRQVHLNPFNKQLGPWQHEQGPGKEALQVASEEALPELPPGEPEFRCPERVMDLGLSEDHFARPVGLFLASDIQQLRQAIQECKQVILELPEHSEKQKDAVVRLIHLRLKLQELKDPSEDEPNIRVLLEHRFYKEKSKSVKQTCDKCHTVIWGLIQTWYTCTGCYYRCHSKCLNLISKPCVRSKVSHQAEYELNICPEAGLDSQDYRCAECRAPISLRGVPSEARQCDYTGQYYCSRCHWNDLAVIPARVVHNWDFEPRKVSRGSMRYLALMVSRPVLRLREINPLLFNYVEELVEIRKLRQDILLMKPYFITCREAMAARLLLQLQHRQHFVESDEMYSVQDLLDARTGRLGCSLADTHTLFAKHIKLDCERCQAKGFVCELCREGDVLFPFDSHTSVCADCSAVFHRDCYYDNSTTCPRCARLTLRKQSLFQEPGPDVDA from the exons ATGAAGCCTGGCGGTGAGCAGCTCAGGGCTTCCTCATCACTCCGGAAGAAGGG GTGGGGTGCTATGGAATATGACGAGAAGCTCGCCCGGTTCCGGCAGGTCCACCTCAATCCTTTCAACAAGCAGCTCGGGCCCTGGCAGCATGAACAGGGGCCTGGCAAGGAGGCCCTGCAGGTCGCTTCTGAAG AGGCCCTGCCCGAGCTGCCCCCGGGAGAGCCAGAGTTCCGCTGTCCTGAGCGCGTGATGGACCTAGGCCTGTCCGAGGACCACTTCGCCCGCCCTGTG GGCCTGTTCCTGGCCTCTGACATCCAGCAGCTGCGGCAGGCCATCCAGGAGTGCAAGCAGGTGATCCTGGAGCTGCCGGAGCACTCGGAGAAGCAGAAGGACGCCGTGGTCAGGCTCATCCACCTCCGGCTGAAGCTCCAGGAGCTGAAG gaccccAGTGAGGATGAGCCCAACATCCGAGTCCTTCTCGAGCACCGATTCTACAAGGAGAAGAGCAAGAGTGTGAAGCAAACCTGTGACAAGTGTCACACCGTCATCTGGGGGCTCATTCAGACCTGGTACACCTGCACAG GGTGTTATTACCGCTGTCACAGCAAGTGTTTGAACCTCATCTCCAAGCCCTGCGTGCGGTCCAAAGTCAGCCACCAGGCCGAGTATGAGCTGAACATCTGCCCCGAGGCAGGGCTGGACAGCCAGGATTACCGCTGTGCTGAGTGCCGGGCACCCATCTCTCTGC GGGGTGTGCCCAGCGAGGCCCGGCAGTGCGACTACACCGGCCAGTACTACTGCAGCCGCTGCCACTGGAACGACCTGGCCGTCATCCCAGCGCGTGTGGTGCACAACTGGGACTTCGAGCCGCGCAAG gtGTCCCGCGGCAGCATGCGCTACCTGGCGCTGATGGTGTCGAGGCCCGTGCTCCGGCTCCGGGAGATCAACCCTCTGCTGTTCAACTATGTGGAGGAGCTGGTGGAGATCCgg AAGCTGCGCCAGGATATCTTGCTCATGAAGCCGTATTTCATCACCTGCAGGGAGGCCATGGCGGCACGCCTGCTCCTGCAG CTCCAGCACCGGCAGCACTTCGTGGAGAGCGACGAGATGTACTCCGTGCAGGACCTGCTGGACGCGCGCACGGGCCGCCTGGGCTGCTCGCTGGCGGACACCCACACGCTGTTCGCCAAGCACATCAAACTGGACTGCGAG CGGTGCCAGGCCAAGGGCTTTGTGTGTGAGCTCTGCAGAGAGGGTGACGTGCTCTTCCCCTTCGACAGTCACACGTCGGTGTGCGCCGACTGCTCCGCCGTCTTCCACAG ggactGCTACTACGACAATTCCACCACGTGCCCTAGGTGTGCCCGCCTTACCTTGCGGAAGCAGTCACTCTTCCAGGAGCCTGGTCCAGACGTGGACGCCTAG
- the DEF8 gene encoding differentially expressed in FDCP 8 homolog isoform X3, with protein sequence MKPGGEQLRASSSLRKKGWGAMEYDEKLARFRQVHLNPFNKQLGPWQHEQGPGKEALQVASEEALPELPPGEPEFRCPERVMDLGLSEDHFARPVGLFLASDIQQLRQAIQECKQVILELPEHSEKQKDAVVRLIHLRLKLQELKDPSEDEPNIRVLLEHRFYKEKSKSVKQTCDKCHTVIWGLIQTWYTCTGCYYRCHSKCLNLISKPCVRSKVSHQAEYELNICPEAGLDSQDYRCAECRAPISLRGVPSEARQCDYTGQYYCSRCHWNDLAVIPARVVHNWDFEPRKVSRGSMRYLALMVSRPVLRLREINPLLFNYVEELVEIRKLRQDILLMKPYFITCREAMAARLLLQDLLDARTGRLGCSLADTHTLFAKHIKLDCERCQAKGFVCELCREGDVLFPFDSHTSVCADCSAVFHRDCYYDNSTTCPRCARLTLRKQSLFQEPGPDVDA encoded by the exons ATGAAGCCTGGCGGTGAGCAGCTCAGGGCTTCCTCATCACTCCGGAAGAAGGG GTGGGGTGCTATGGAATATGACGAGAAGCTCGCCCGGTTCCGGCAGGTCCACCTCAATCCTTTCAACAAGCAGCTCGGGCCCTGGCAGCATGAACAGGGGCCTGGCAAGGAGGCCCTGCAGGTCGCTTCTGAAG AGGCCCTGCCCGAGCTGCCCCCGGGAGAGCCAGAGTTCCGCTGTCCTGAGCGCGTGATGGACCTAGGCCTGTCCGAGGACCACTTCGCCCGCCCTGTG GGCCTGTTCCTGGCCTCTGACATCCAGCAGCTGCGGCAGGCCATCCAGGAGTGCAAGCAGGTGATCCTGGAGCTGCCGGAGCACTCGGAGAAGCAGAAGGACGCCGTGGTCAGGCTCATCCACCTCCGGCTGAAGCTCCAGGAGCTGAAG gaccccAGTGAGGATGAGCCCAACATCCGAGTCCTTCTCGAGCACCGATTCTACAAGGAGAAGAGCAAGAGTGTGAAGCAAACCTGTGACAAGTGTCACACCGTCATCTGGGGGCTCATTCAGACCTGGTACACCTGCACAG GGTGTTATTACCGCTGTCACAGCAAGTGTTTGAACCTCATCTCCAAGCCCTGCGTGCGGTCCAAAGTCAGCCACCAGGCCGAGTATGAGCTGAACATCTGCCCCGAGGCAGGGCTGGACAGCCAGGATTACCGCTGTGCTGAGTGCCGGGCACCCATCTCTCTGC GGGGTGTGCCCAGCGAGGCCCGGCAGTGCGACTACACCGGCCAGTACTACTGCAGCCGCTGCCACTGGAACGACCTGGCCGTCATCCCAGCGCGTGTGGTGCACAACTGGGACTTCGAGCCGCGCAAG gtGTCCCGCGGCAGCATGCGCTACCTGGCGCTGATGGTGTCGAGGCCCGTGCTCCGGCTCCGGGAGATCAACCCTCTGCTGTTCAACTATGTGGAGGAGCTGGTGGAGATCCgg AAGCTGCGCCAGGATATCTTGCTCATGAAGCCGTATTTCATCACCTGCAGGGAGGCCATGGCGGCACGCCTGCTCCTGCAG GACCTGCTGGACGCGCGCACGGGCCGCCTGGGCTGCTCGCTGGCGGACACCCACACGCTGTTCGCCAAGCACATCAAACTGGACTGCGAG CGGTGCCAGGCCAAGGGCTTTGTGTGTGAGCTCTGCAGAGAGGGTGACGTGCTCTTCCCCTTCGACAGTCACACGTCGGTGTGCGCCGACTGCTCCGCCGTCTTCCACAG ggactGCTACTACGACAATTCCACCACGTGCCCTAGGTGTGCCCGCCTTACCTTGCGGAAGCAGTCACTCTTCCAGGAGCCTGGTCCAGACGTGGACGCCTAG